A stretch of Armatimonadota bacterium DNA encodes these proteins:
- a CDS encoding fused MFS/spermidine synthase has protein sequence MGVVLRVVVFGAGAVLMGLEIVGSRVLAPFFGSSVYVWGSLISIFLAALSAGYYLGGVLADRRPSPGVLALALLSAGGLILLLPVLAPPVLEAFADRDLGPRLSPLLASILLFAPPGVLLGMTSPFAVKLAATDLATVGNVAGVLYAISTAGSIAGTLLTAFFLIPTFGVRTILYTLGGALVLFSALLAVRVRVPRPALTALLVAGLLVPPALAAPAEPRILLERDTAYHHLIVMEQGTVRYLRFNRSIQGGMYLNDPYLSPLAYTDYVHLAWLFHPQIRRVLVVGLGAGSVPKRFWRDYPQVVIDSVEIDPVVVEVAKQYFAVREDARHRIIVSDGRVFLRRTDQRYDLIVMDAYHHDGIPFHLVTREFFELARTRLTPSGVIAANIVGALEGRESKLFRAIYKTYGQVFPGLYPFPVNYLPERDGETVRTIILIATARTGLTRAQLTEGARTLRRRRFITFPLFDRFVANLYDRPIPTSDVPVLTDDYAPVDILPVYGWEPEQRR, from the coding sequence ATGGGCGTGGTCCTGCGCGTGGTGGTCTTCGGCGCCGGCGCCGTGCTGATGGGCCTGGAGATCGTGGGGAGCCGGGTGCTGGCGCCGTTCTTCGGCTCCTCGGTCTACGTGTGGGGGAGCCTCATCAGCATCTTCCTGGCGGCGCTGAGCGCCGGGTACTACCTGGGCGGCGTCCTGGCCGACCGGCGCCCCTCCCCCGGCGTGCTGGCGCTGGCTCTGCTCAGCGCCGGCGGCCTCATCCTCCTCCTGCCGGTCCTGGCCCCGCCGGTGCTGGAGGCCTTTGCCGACCGCGACCTGGGCCCGCGCCTCAGCCCGCTGCTGGCCTCCATCCTGCTCTTCGCCCCGCCGGGCGTCCTGCTGGGGATGACCTCCCCTTTCGCCGTGAAGCTGGCGGCCACGGACCTGGCCACGGTGGGCAACGTGGCCGGGGTCCTCTACGCCATCTCCACGGCCGGGTCGATCGCCGGGACGCTGCTCACGGCCTTCTTCCTCATCCCGACCTTCGGGGTGCGCACCATCCTCTACACGCTGGGCGGCGCGCTGGTGCTCTTCTCGGCCCTGCTGGCCGTCCGCGTGCGCGTCCCCCGGCCGGCGCTCACGGCCCTGCTGGTGGCGGGCCTCCTGGTGCCGCCCGCCCTGGCCGCCCCGGCAGAGCCGCGCATCCTGCTGGAGCGGGACACCGCCTACCACCACCTGATCGTCATGGAACAGGGGACCGTGCGCTACCTGCGCTTCAACCGCTCCATCCAGGGCGGCATGTACCTGAACGACCCGTACCTGAGCCCGCTGGCCTACACCGACTACGTCCACCTGGCCTGGCTCTTCCACCCGCAGATCCGCCGTGTCCTCGTCGTGGGGCTGGGGGCGGGCTCGGTGCCGAAGCGCTTCTGGCGGGACTACCCGCAGGTCGTGATCGACAGCGTGGAGATCGACCCGGTGGTGGTGGAGGTGGCCAAGCAGTACTTCGCCGTGCGGGAGGACGCCCGGCACCGCATCATCGTGTCGGACGGGCGGGTCTTCCTGCGGCGCACGGACCAGCGCTACGACCTGATCGTCATGGACGCCTACCACCACGACGGCATCCCCTTCCACCTGGTCACGCGCGAGTTCTTCGAGCTGGCCCGCACGCGGCTGACCCCCAGCGGAGTGATCGCCGCCAACATCGTCGGCGCGCTGGAGGGGCGGGAGAGCAAGCTCTTCCGGGCGATCTACAAGACCTACGGGCAGGTCTTCCCCGGCCTGTACCCCTTCCCCGTGAACTACCTGCCGGAGCGGGACGGGGAGACCGTACGCACCATCATCCTCATCGCCACCGCCCGAACGGGTCTCACGCGCGCCCAGCTCACCGAGGGGGCCCGGACGCTGCGCCGGCGGCGGTTCATCACCTTCCCGCTCTTCGACCGCTTCGTCGCCAACCTCTACGACCGCCCCATCCCCACCTCGGACGTCCCCGTGCTCACCGATGACTACGCGCCGGTGGACATCCTGCCGGTCTACGGGTGGGAGCCGGAGCAGCGGCGATAG
- a CDS encoding DUF72 domain-containing protein, which translates to MGAIRIGTSGWVYPYWRGRFYPQDLPQREWFAYYARHFDTVEINNTFYRLPSEEAVQQWRAQAPEGFLYAVKASRFLTHVKRLKDVAGPLDLFLERARLLRDHLGPVLVQLPSSFHRTPENLRRLRTFFDLLPPRLTVVMEYRHASLFHEEVYALMRASRIGLVVVSDPERPTALVATAPVVYVRFHGPTGARYRGNYPRHQLRTWAARIRALAEGRTAFVYFNNDWNAYAVRNALTLRELLEAA; encoded by the coding sequence ATGGGCGCGATCCGCATCGGCACGAGCGGCTGGGTCTACCCGTACTGGCGGGGCCGCTTCTACCCGCAAGACCTGCCGCAGCGGGAGTGGTTCGCCTACTACGCCCGCCACTTCGACACCGTGGAGATCAACAACACCTTCTACCGCCTCCCCAGCGAGGAGGCGGTGCAGCAGTGGCGGGCGCAGGCGCCCGAGGGGTTCCTCTACGCAGTCAAGGCCAGCCGCTTCCTCACCCACGTCAAGCGCCTGAAGGACGTGGCTGGGCCGCTCGACCTCTTCCTGGAGCGGGCGCGCCTGCTGCGCGACCACCTGGGGCCGGTGCTAGTGCAGCTCCCCTCCTCGTTCCACCGCACCCCCGAGAACCTCCGCCGGCTGCGCACCTTCTTCGACCTGCTCCCCCCGCGCCTCACCGTGGTGATGGAGTACCGCCACGCCTCGCTCTTCCACGAGGAGGTCTACGCGCTGATGCGCGCATCCCGCATCGGCCTGGTGGTGGTCAGCGATCCGGAGCGCCCCACGGCGTTGGTGGCCACCGCGCCGGTGGTCTACGTGCGCTTCCACGGCCCTACGGGCGCGCGCTACCGGGGCAACTACCCCCGCCACCAGCTGCGCACCTGGGCCGCGCGCATCCGGGCGCTGGCCGAGGGGCGCACCGCCTTCGTCTACTTCAACAACGACTGGAACGCCTACGCCGTCCGCAACGCCCTGACGCTGCGGGAGCTGCTGGAGGCCGCGTAG
- a CDS encoding FAD-linked oxidase C-terminal domain-containing protein, translating into MPTVRRRAYPVEPLLETLRTVLGERLSTAPAVREHHSRGETYLPPALPDAVAFPESTEEVQAVVRACAAVGAPVIPFGAGTSLEGHVAAVAGGICVDLTRMNRVLRVSAEDLDATVEAGVTHRQLNRHLRPSGLFFSVDPGADATLGGMAATRASGTTAVRYGTMRENVLGLTVVLADGRVVRTGTRARKSAAGYDLTRLFVGSEGTLGVITEVTVRLHGLPEAVSAATCAFETIAGAVETVIATVQLGIPVARLELLDKVQMAACNRYAGLALPEAPTLFFEFHGTARGVAEQAGAVQELALARGGRDFRWATGAEARAQLWKARHDAYWAALTLRPGCRALTTDVCVPISRLAECIVETKRDLADCPVPVVLVGHAGDGNFHLLFLLDPDDPAEVAAVHRLNERVVHRALALGGTCTGEHGVGLGKLPYMAAEHGEALAVMRALKRALDPHDLMNPGKLLPEEL; encoded by the coding sequence ATGCCGACCGTCCGCCGTCGGGCCTATCCGGTGGAGCCGCTGCTGGAGACCCTGCGCACCGTGCTGGGCGAGCGCCTCTCCACCGCCCCCGCAGTGCGCGAGCACCACAGCCGCGGCGAGACGTACCTGCCCCCGGCCCTGCCGGATGCCGTGGCCTTCCCCGAGTCCACCGAGGAGGTCCAGGCCGTCGTGCGCGCCTGTGCCGCCGTGGGCGCCCCGGTGATTCCCTTCGGGGCGGGGACCTCGCTGGAGGGGCACGTCGCCGCCGTCGCCGGCGGCATCTGCGTGGACCTGACGCGCATGAACCGGGTCCTGCGCGTCAGCGCCGAGGACCTGGACGCCACGGTGGAGGCCGGGGTGACCCACCGGCAGCTCAACCGCCACCTGCGCCCCAGCGGGTTGTTCTTCTCCGTGGACCCCGGCGCCGATGCCACGCTGGGCGGGATGGCGGCCACGCGCGCCTCCGGGACGACCGCGGTGCGCTACGGCACGATGCGCGAGAACGTCCTGGGGCTGACCGTCGTGCTGGCGGACGGGCGGGTCGTGCGGACCGGCACGCGCGCCCGCAAGTCGGCCGCCGGCTACGACCTGACGCGCCTGTTCGTGGGCTCGGAGGGGACCCTGGGCGTGATCACCGAGGTCACCGTGCGCCTGCACGGGCTCCCAGAGGCGGTTTCGGCGGCCACCTGCGCCTTCGAGACCATCGCCGGAGCCGTGGAGACCGTCATCGCCACCGTCCAGCTGGGCATCCCGGTGGCCCGTCTGGAGCTGCTCGACAAAGTCCAGATGGCCGCCTGCAACCGCTACGCCGGGCTGGCGCTGCCCGAGGCGCCCACGCTCTTCTTCGAGTTCCACGGGACGGCGCGCGGCGTGGCCGAGCAGGCCGGGGCGGTGCAGGAGCTGGCCCTGGCCCGTGGCGGGCGCGATTTCCGCTGGGCCACCGGCGCCGAGGCGCGGGCGCAGCTGTGGAAGGCCCGGCACGACGCCTACTGGGCGGCCCTGACCCTGCGCCCGGGCTGCCGCGCGCTGACGACCGACGTCTGCGTCCCCATCTCCCGCCTGGCCGAGTGCATCGTCGAGACGAAGCGGGACCTGGCCGACTGCCCCGTCCCCGTGGTCCTGGTGGGGCACGCCGGTGACGGCAACTTCCACCTGCTCTTCCTGCTCGACCCCGACGACCCGGCGGAGGTGGCCGCGGTCCACCGGCTCAACGAGCGGGTGGTGCATCGGGCCCTGGCGCTGGGCGGTACCTGCACGGGCGAGCACGGCGTGGGGCTCGGGAAGCTCCCCTACATGGCCGCGGAGCACGGCGAGGCGCTGGCGGTGATGCGGGCGCTCAAGCGGGCCCTCGACCCGCACGACCTCATGAACCCGGGCAAGCTCCTCCCGGAGGAGTTGTGA
- the pyk gene encoding pyruvate kinase, translated as MESVRRQTKIVATLGPACTAPDVLRALLEAGLDVARLNFSYGTPDDHLRALEALCAAEAETGRRVAVLQDLPGPKLRTGRLPCGSLLLRPGDVVRLAATPQASGDGVIPVHYPALSQDVRPGHRIYLQDGEIVLEVVAVEAATVAGRVVHGGTLRQHAGINLPGVPLSVPTVTEEDFRHLDLGLAQRVDYVALSFVEGPEDLHRVRAYIDRRGGGARLVAKIERRRALERIDEIIEAADAVMVARGDLAVETAPEEVPVLQKRLIAACHRRGRPVITATQMLESMIVHPRPTRAEATDVANAVFDGTDALMLSGETAIGAYPVEAVRTMARIAEHAEGAVPPEVVQRWREQALRDGLAARDTAEAIALAAVQAAEALGAAAIVAATTSGSTALRVARFRPRRPILGVTTVEATLRRLRLVWGVHPVLVPEIPDLDALVAAAVEAAKREGFVRRGDDIVVTAGYPMGRPGTTNLLKVVRV; from the coding sequence ATGGAGAGCGTGCGTCGTCAGACCAAGATCGTCGCCACCCTCGGCCCGGCCTGCACCGCTCCCGACGTCCTGCGGGCCCTGCTCGAGGCCGGATTGGACGTGGCCCGCCTGAACTTCTCCTACGGCACCCCCGACGACCACCTCCGGGCCCTGGAGGCCCTGTGCGCCGCGGAGGCCGAGACCGGCCGGCGGGTGGCCGTGCTCCAGGACCTGCCCGGGCCCAAGCTGCGCACCGGCCGGCTCCCCTGCGGCAGCCTGCTCCTCCGCCCGGGCGACGTGGTGCGATTGGCCGCCACCCCCCAGGCCAGCGGCGACGGCGTCATCCCGGTCCACTACCCGGCCCTCTCCCAGGACGTCCGCCCCGGACACCGCATCTACCTGCAGGACGGGGAGATCGTCCTGGAGGTGGTGGCGGTCGAGGCCGCGACGGTGGCCGGCCGGGTGGTCCACGGCGGCACGCTGCGCCAGCACGCCGGGATCAACCTGCCGGGGGTGCCGCTGAGCGTCCCCACGGTCACCGAGGAGGACTTCCGCCACCTCGACCTGGGGCTGGCGCAGCGGGTGGACTACGTGGCGCTCTCCTTCGTTGAGGGGCCCGAGGACCTCCACCGCGTGCGCGCCTACATCGACCGCCGGGGCGGCGGCGCCCGCCTGGTGGCGAAGATCGAGCGGCGGCGGGCGCTCGAGCGTATCGACGAGATCATCGAGGCCGCCGACGCGGTGATGGTGGCGCGTGGGGACCTGGCCGTGGAGACGGCGCCGGAGGAGGTCCCGGTGCTGCAGAAGCGCCTCATCGCCGCCTGCCACCGTCGGGGGCGCCCGGTGATCACGGCCACGCAGATGCTGGAGAGCATGATCGTGCACCCGCGTCCCACCCGGGCCGAGGCCACCGACGTGGCCAACGCCGTCTTCGACGGGACGGACGCGCTCATGCTCTCCGGCGAGACGGCCATCGGCGCCTACCCGGTGGAGGCGGTGCGCACCATGGCGCGCATCGCCGAGCACGCCGAAGGCGCCGTGCCCCCCGAGGTGGTGCAGCGCTGGCGGGAGCAGGCGCTGCGGGACGGCCTGGCCGCCCGCGACACTGCGGAGGCCATCGCCCTGGCGGCGGTGCAGGCGGCGGAGGCGCTGGGGGCGGCGGCCATCGTCGCGGCCACGACCTCGGGGAGCACCGCCCTGCGGGTCGCCCGCTTCCGTCCGCGGCGGCCCATCCTGGGCGTGACCACGGTCGAGGCGACGCTGCGGCGCCTGCGCCTGGTGTGGGGGGTGCACCCGGTCCTCGTGCCGGAGATCCCGGACCTGGACGCGCTCGTCGCCGCCGCGGTGGAAGCGGCCAAGCGGGAGGGCTTCGTGCGCCGCGGCGACGACATCGTCGTCACCGCCGGCTACCCCATGGGGCGGCCGGGGACGACCAACCTGCTGAAGGTCGTGCGCGTCTGA
- a CDS encoding Uma2 family endonuclease translates to MRVKPQATAADLWRLGEGDVRRELVNGEVVEMPPTGGIHGKVVTRLARRLDEAASARSTGEVITGDVGFVLHLPYDPERVRGPDIAFISTTRLPDGRLPQGFVAGAPDLVVEVLSPSDNPADLQQRVRDWLEGGARLVWLIAPEAKTATVYRPDGSARLLREYEALDGEDVLPGLAIPLADVLP, encoded by the coding sequence ATGAGGGTCAAACCACAGGCCACGGCGGCGGATCTCTGGCGCCTCGGCGAGGGCGACGTCAGGCGCGAGCTGGTCAACGGCGAGGTGGTGGAGATGCCCCCGACGGGGGGGATTCACGGCAAGGTCGTGACCCGCCTGGCCCGGCGCCTGGACGAAGCGGCATCGGCACGGAGCACGGGCGAGGTCATCACCGGCGACGTGGGCTTCGTCCTGCACCTCCCCTACGATCCCGAGCGCGTGCGTGGTCCCGACATCGCGTTCATCTCGACGACCAGGCTCCCCGACGGCAGGCTCCCCCAGGGATTCGTGGCCGGCGCCCCCGACCTGGTCGTCGAGGTCCTCTCCCCCTCCGACAACCCGGCGGACCTGCAGCAACGGGTCCGGGACTGGCTCGAGGGGGGCGCCCGACTCGTCTGGCTCATCGCCCCCGAAGCGAAGACGGCGACCGTCTACCGCCCCGATGGGTCCGCCCGGCTGCTGCGGGAGTACGAGGCGCTGGACGGGGAAGACGTCCTCCCCGGCCTGGCGATCCCGCTGGCCGACGTCCTGCCCTGA